The proteins below come from a single Cannabis sativa cultivar Pink pepper isolate KNU-18-1 chromosome 3, ASM2916894v1, whole genome shotgun sequence genomic window:
- the LOC115711431 gene encoding protein SHOOT GRAVITROPISM 6, with protein MEVTNSTLYFSRSNYEEYVREFSKQFVQHLPSRVDTCMASIVKVFDAPWPVIQANAIYFFSSMLSFSDDEHILAPHFMQMFGVLVGKMSRSSDTVVRATCSSAIGLLSKSTNSISWRADRVDSNSNRRGND; from the exons ATGGAAGTAACCAACTCTACCTTATATTTTTCGCGAAGCAATTATGAAGAGTATGTTAGAGAATTCTCAAAGCAATTCGTTCAACATCTTCCTTCTAGAGTTGATACTTGCATGGCATCAATAGTAAAG GTTTTCGATGCCCCTTGGCCAGTGATCCAAGCAAATGCTATATACTTTTTTAGCAGTATGCTGTCTTTTTCAGATGATGAACACATTTTGGCTCCTCATTTTATGCAG ATGTTTGGAGTGTTGGTGGGTAAAATGAGCCGCTCATCGGATACAGTTGTTAGAGCAACATGCTCTTCTGCAATTGGTTTGCTGTCGAAATCCACTAATTCAATCTCGTGGAGAGCTGATCGAGTGGATTCGAATTCAAATCGGAGGGGGAATGATTAA